GTAGAGCGTAAACGGACGCGAGGTCAGGTGAACCTTGTTCACGTGCGCGGTCTTGAATTCCGCTCCAAAGCGCTCCGCCTGTTTGCGCATGTTGTTGATCAGTTCCGGCCCTTGAATTCCCTCGGGAAATCCCGGGAAATTCTCAACCAGTGTCGTAAGCGAAAGCTGGCCGCCAGGCTCGTGGCCTTCCAGGACGAGTGGTTTCAGGTTGGCGCGGGCCGCGTAGATCGCGGCCGTAAGTCCGGCGCATCCGGATCCCATGATGACTGTGTTGCGGATTTCTTCCATGTGTTGATTGATTCCTTACATTGAGAAAAGATTCGACTCAGGGTTTTCGCTTCGACTTCGGACGGCTTGCCGCCGGCGGTCGCTCGGCCGTTTTCGGCAGGTCTTGCGCCACCACGGTGCGCGCGCCCATATGTTCCCGGTAGGCATTCAGGATTTCTGATGCCTTCTGGAAGAGCGGCTCGTAGGCGGATTGGTCCGCCCCGGGGCAACGCGCCAGCACAAGCGAGGACTTTCCGAACCGCTCCAGGCGAATTCGATCGGCAGGCGTTTGCGTACTAACCACCTGCGCGGGATTGGGCAGCGATTCGACCTCATCCGAAATCGTAACCTGCAAGACATCTTTCGGCTCGCGAAACCGAAATACCAATAGCTCGTCCGCCTTGTCACCGGTGAGGCTGAACGTGTACTGGGCGTTGAGATAAGGCGAACTATCAATAAACTCTTTGCGAATCCGAACCCAGCGCGAGAGTTGCGGCGGGCCCGGCCTGGCGTCCGGACCAGCCGAAAGTGCATCCTCGGCCACCGTCGTCCGCCCACGTGCAATTTCGAAGTCGGTGCTGAAACGCGGCACGGCCGGAAGCCGCTCAAGTGCCGCCAGTATCGCGGCCTTCTCGCCCGTCCCGGGGGTGCAGACGTTGAGGTAGTTAACCTTGATCTGCGGCTGTTGCGCGGCCTGCTGCGCCGACAGAGTGCCGGCAAACCCAAGGAGCGCTACCTGCAGGAAATTGGCTGGGAGTTTCACCGGGGCAATTGTAAATGACAAGACAATGTCCCGGAAATGCACTTTGATTCAGTTATTCCGTGCGCAGTGCATCCATCGGGTTAAGCGAGGCCGCCCTCCGAGCCGGGAGATAGCTCGCCAGGATGACCGCGACCGCCAGCACCAGCACGACAACGCTCAATGTACCCAAGTCCCACGCATGAACCTGGAACAGGAGCTTCCGAAGCAGGGTTGCGGCAACAATAGAGGAGACGATACCGAGAATGATTCCCATGGCCGCAAGTCGCCCTGCCTCCTTAAGGATGAGTTGATACACGGAGCTGCGCTGCGCGCCGAGCGCCATTCGCACTCCAATTTCGCGTGTCCTGCGACCGACGGAATAGGCGATGACACCGTACAGTCCGATAATCCCGAGCAGGAGTGCCAACGCTGCGAAACCGCCAATGAGGTATGCTGCGGAGCGATGCAGATATGCAGTCGGCGAATCGTTGATGCGCTGCATCATCGTGGTTTCATCCAACGTGCCAACTCCCGGGTCGATCTGGCGAATTGTAGACACGATCGATGGCAAGAGAGACGCTTCCGACTGCGAACTCCGCACTATCACGCTCAGATAATTCTCTGGACTTTGATCGAAGGGAAGGTATTCGGCCGGCATGATCTCGCCATCGAGCGACGCCTCCCGGATATCGGCGACGACCCCGACAATCTCCCGAAGAGACTTTGGCGTCAGCGTCGTATCTCCGATCTTCTTGCCGATCGGATCTTGCCCAGGCAGGAACTTGCGGACAAACGCCTCGTTTACGATAACTACGTTTGGGTGTGAGGCATCGTCGGTTTCGGTGAACTCCCGCCCGCGCAGGAGGGGAGCCTTGATCGTCCTGAAATATCCTGCGCTGACTTCCCTCTCGTTGGTCTCATGATGTTCGCCGTTATAGGGCATGCCGACAATCCGGATCCAACTGGTGTTTCCGTTACCGCTGACTGGAAGCCTGCTGCCAATCGCGACGGAAAGAACACCGGGCAAACGCTGAACACGCCTCTCAATCTCATGCGCAAATGCGACTTGCTGCTCATTCTTTCCATACTTTTCGTCAGACGCACTAACGGTTAGCGTCGCCAGGTGTTGCGGCTCGAATTCAAGATCTACGTTCAACAGGTTATAAAGGCTCCGGGTCAGCAATCCAGCCCCAACCAGGAGCACCATCGCGAGCGCCAGTTCCACGACAACGAGGTTGGAGCCGAAACGTTTCCACATCGTGTTCGAGGCGGCACGACTTCCCTCGTTTAGATCAGCTCTCATCTCCGTGACGGAGAGGCGCATCGCGGGCGCAATCGAAAACATCAGCCACGAAAGCAGGGCAACTCCGACCGCGTACAGCAGCACATGCACAGTCATCCCAACGTCCCGCAAGTAAGGCATGCTGAACAGGATGTCCTCGGAGAGCATTCCGATCAGGACGCGCATCGCCAGATACGCAGCAGCCAGTCCGGCGGCCAGGGAAACAGCCACGAGAACAAATGCTTCGGTGATGAACTGTCGAATCAGGCGCGAAACAGAAGCACCCAGCGCGCCGCGGACCGCGACTTCGCGACGGCGGGCTTCGAACCGCACCAGCAGGAGACTCACGACGTTCACTCCGGCAATCAATTGCAGCAGGCCGGAGCCGGCGAGCAGGACCAGCAGAATCGGCCTGACATCGCCGACGATGAGTTCGTAGAGTGGTTGTACTACGGCGCCCTGATCCCGGTTCGAGTCTGGATACTGCAACTCGAGTTGGCGGGCGATGGCCTTCATGTTCGCCCGAGCGGCCGCCACGCTGATCCCTTCCCTGAGCCGCGCAATGCCATAGAGGTTATGGCAGCTTCGTCGAGTCTCGCACAAGCCGCCGGGACGGAGTGGAACCCAGAATTCTGCATCCCCGCGAGGCGGAAAATAGAAGTTGCGCGGAAGCACGCCAACAATAGTCGTCGCTGTATCGCTCAGCACGACAGTCTTCCCAATGACGTCGGCTCGGCCACCGAATCTTCGCTGCCAGGCACCATAGCTCAGGATGACGGTGTTGGGGGCGTCAGGCTTGTCCTCTCCGGCATAGAAATCTCGGCCAAGAACCGGCTTCACGCCCAGGGTTCGGAAGAAGCCATCGGTGACTCGCGCTCCGGAGACCAGGTCAACCGCGTTACCGGCCTTCATCATGAATCCGCGGCCGGTGTAAATGTCCATCGAGCTGAAGACGTGATTCAGTCTCTTCCAGTCGAGATAATCAAGATAAGAGAGGTTTGCCCGAGGGAAGACGGATGCGCTCTCGGTGACATCGACCAGCCGGTTGGGGTCGCGATACGGTAGCGGTTTCAGCAGCGTTGCATCGACGAAGCTGAAAATCGCGATGCTCGCCCCCATTCCGAGCGAGAGCATCAGGATCGCGGTGATCGTGAAACCCGGGTACCGCGTCAGTTGGCGGACGGCGAAACGAATGTCTTGCAGAAACTTCTCGATGGATGGAATGGTCCCGCGCTCGC
The Terriglobia bacterium genome window above contains:
- a CDS encoding ABC transporter permease, encoding MKKLRVFLVRFFGLFPSRSRQCEFNEELQSHLQMHIDDNLRAGMTPEEARRDAMLKLGGTEQTTQAYRERGTIPSIEKFLQDIRFAVRQLTRYPGFTITAILMLSLGMGASIAIFSFVDATLLKPLPYRDPNRLVDVTESASVFPRANLSYLDYLDWKRLNHVFSSMDIYTGRGFMMKAGNAVDLVSGARVTDGFFRTLGVKPVLGRDFYAGEDKPDAPNTVILSYGAWQRRFGGRADVIGKTVVLSDTATTIVGVLPRNFYFPPRGDAEFWVPLRPGGLCETRRSCHNLYGIARLREGISVAAARANMKAIARQLELQYPDSNRDQGAVVQPLYELIVGDVRPILLVLLAGSGLLQLIAGVNVVSLLLVRFEARRREVAVRGALGASVSRLIRQFITEAFVLVAVSLAAGLAAAYLAMRVLIGMLSEDILFSMPYLRDVGMTVHVLLYAVGVALLSWLMFSIAPAMRLSVTEMRADLNEGSRAASNTMWKRFGSNLVVVELALAMVLLVGAGLLTRSLYNLLNVDLEFEPQHLATLTVSASDEKYGKNEQQVAFAHEIERRVQRLPGVLSVAIGSRLPVSGNGNTSWIRIVGMPYNGEHHETNEREVSAGYFRTIKAPLLRGREFTETDDASHPNVVIVNEAFVRKFLPGQDPIGKKIGDTTLTPKSLREIVGVVADIREASLDGEIMPAEYLPFDQSPENYLSVIVRSSQSEASLLPSIVSTIRQIDPGVGTLDETTMMQRINDSPTAYLHRSAAYLIGGFAALALLLGIIGLYGVIAYSVGRRTREIGVRMALGAQRSSVYQLILKEAGRLAAMGIILGIVSSIVAATLLRKLLFQVHAWDLGTLSVVVLVLAVAVILASYLPARRAASLNPMDALRTE